Genomic window (Thermodesulfobacteriota bacterium):
GCCGTCCTCAGCACGTCGAGCGCCTCGTCATACCAGCCCTTTTCCGCGAGCGAAAGCGCAAGCGCATTATACGCCGGTATGAACTCAGGCGAGAGCGATATGACCTCTTTGAACTTCGCAGCCGATTCGTCTATCCATCCGAAGTCGAAATAGCAGTTACCTACCGACATGTGCGCCCACGTATCCGCCGGGCAGGCTTCCAGGTGTTTCCTGAACTCATATAGCGCTTCTTTGGTCCACCCCATGTCGAAGTAGCAGAGCCCCGTCTGGTATCCGATCTCGTCCTTGATGTAGTCGATGTCGGAGTCCGATTCCCTGCACTCCTGGAAATAACGGAGCGCGTCTTCGTAGAGTCCTATCGACCTGTAGGTCAGCGCCATGTGCCATTTCGCTATGACGTATTCGGGGTCGAGCTCGAGAGCGGCGTCGTACGCGCGGAGCGACTCCCCTTGCCTTCCCATCCTCGAAAGCGTTATGCCGAGCTGGGTCCAGATGTAAGGGTCTTCGGGGTTGAGCTCGACGGCCTTCCTGAAATAGGAAACGGAAGACTGAAAATCCTCC
Coding sequences:
- a CDS encoding tetratricopeptide repeat protein, with translation MGRLDRLLNKADDYKEAGRFEEALKELAKAVKIAPRDPDVYLSFALTYDAMEDFQSSVSYFRKAVELNPEDPYIWTQLGITLSRMGRQGESLRAYDAALELDPEYVIAKWHMALTYRSIGLYEDALRYFQECRESDSDIDYIKDEIGYQTGLCYFDMGWTKEALYEFRKHLEACPADTWAHMSVGNCYFDFGWIDESAAKFKEVISLSPEFIPAYNALALSLAEKGWYDEALDVLRTALKISPDDETVKDNMDYIQSLKEDDDGAKGVILLGLILQLLKRKEISD